The Phyllostomus discolor isolate MPI-MPIP mPhyDis1 chromosome 4, mPhyDis1.pri.v3, whole genome shotgun sequence genome window below encodes:
- the PPP1R7 gene encoding protein phosphatase 1 regulatory subunit 7 isoform X2 yields MAAERGAGQQLSQEMMEGQELPVDMETIQLDRDAEDVDLNHCRIGKIEGFEVLKKVKTLCLRQNLIKCIENLEELQSLRELDLYDNQIRKIENLDTLTELEILDISFNLLRSIEGVDKLTQLKKLFLVNNKISKIENLSSLQQLQMLELGSNRIRAIENIDTLTSLESLFLGKNKITKLQNLDALSNLRVLSMQSNRLTKIEGLQSLVNLRELYLSHNGIEVIEGLENNNKLTMLDIAANRIKKIENISHLTELQEFWMNDNLLESWGDLDELKGARSLETVYLERNPLQRDPQYRRKVMLALPSVRQIDATFVRF; encoded by the exons GACAAGAGCTGCCCGTGGACATGGAAACCATCCAACTGGACAGAGATGCCGAG GACGTCGACCTGAACCACTGCCGCATCGGGAAGATCGAAGGCTTCGAGGTCCTGAAGAAGGTGAAG ACGCTCTGTCTCCGTCAAAACCTGATCAAGTGCATCGAGAACCTGGAGGAGCTGCAGAGCCTGCGAGAGCTGGACCTCTACGACAACCAGATCAGGAAGATCGAGAATCTGGACACGCTGACAGAGCTGGA gaTTCTAGATATCTCCTTTAACCTCCTGAGAAGCATCGAGGGCGTCGACAAGCTGACACAACTGAAAAAACTCTTCctggtcaacaacaagatcagtAAGATCGAGAACCTCAGCAGCTTGCAGCAGCTGCAGATGCTGGAGCTGGGGTCCAACCGCATCCGG GCCATCGAGAACATCGACACGTTGACTAGTCTGGAGAGCCTGTTCCTGGGGAAAAACAAGATCACTAAACTGCAGAACCTGGACGCGCTCTCCAACCTGAGAGTCCTCAGCATGCAG AGCAACCGGCTGACCAAGATCGAGGGCCTGCAGAGCCTGGTGAACCTGCGGGAGCTGTACCTCAGCCACAACGGCATCGAGGTCATCGAGGGCCTGGAGAACAAC aACAAACTCACAATGTTGGACATCGCAGCAAACAGAATCAAAAAGATTGAGAACATCAGCCATCTAACAGAGCTGCAGGAATTCTGG ATGAACGACAATCTCCTGGAGAGCTGGGGCGACCTGGACGAGCTGAAGGGCGCCAGGAGCCTGGAGACGGTGTACCTGGAGCGGAACCCGCTGCAGAGGGACCCGCAGTACCGGCGGAAGGTGATGCTGGCGCTGCCCAGCGTGCGGCAGATCGACGCCACCTTTGTCAGGTTCTGA